From the genome of Candidatus Eisenbacteria bacterium, one region includes:
- a CDS encoding glycogen/starch/alpha-glucan phosphorylase → LLRRVMDGLNSDLFSPHEPGLFKWIFQRIVDQGDYYFHLADLPSYIDRQKDVEKTYLAPPLWREKAILNVARIGRFSSDRTVREYAAEIWKIRSY, encoded by the coding sequence CCTCCTGCGACGCGTGATGGACGGGCTGAACTCCGATCTCTTCTCGCCGCATGAGCCGGGGCTCTTCAAGTGGATCTTCCAGAGGATCGTCGATCAGGGGGACTATTACTTCCACCTCGCCGATCTTCCCTCCTACATCGACCGGCAGAAAGACGTGGAGAAGACCTACCTCGCGCCCCCTCTCTGGCGGGAGAAGGCGATCCTGAACGTCGCCCGCATCGGCAGGTTCTCGAGCGACCGGACGGTGCGCGAGTATGCCGCCGAGATCTGGAAGATCCGCTCGTACTGA
- a CDS encoding site-2 protease family protein: protein MKWSWKVGTYAGIGVFIHVTFFLLLGWLALSYWAASRSLVAVASGVGFFLLLFLSVVLHEYGHALTARRYGIRTRDIILLPIGGVARLERIPEDPRQELWVALAGPAVNVGIAALLGFALFATGGWEPWSGIGTTRGPFLERLLFVNVFLVLFNMIPAFPMDGGRVLRALLAMRMEYTRATQTAASIGQALALVFGFVGLFTNPFLILIALFVWLGASQEASMVQMKSALHGIPVRRVMLTDFRTLSAGDSLALAIEATIAGSQKDFPVVENGRISGILTQDGLFKALAERGKETPVSEVMDRSFQTAHPSDLMQSVFLRLQECRCHSLPIVQGETLVGLLTMENLGEFLGIQTALAR from the coding sequence ATGAAATGGTCTTGGAAGGTCGGAACCTACGCCGGGATCGGTGTCTTCATCCACGTCACGTTCTTTCTGCTTCTCGGTTGGCTCGCGCTGAGCTACTGGGCGGCGAGCCGCTCGCTCGTCGCGGTCGCGTCCGGGGTCGGCTTCTTCCTTCTTCTCTTTCTCAGCGTCGTGCTTCACGAGTACGGGCACGCGCTCACCGCGCGGCGCTACGGGATCCGCACCCGCGACATCATCCTTCTTCCCATCGGCGGAGTGGCGCGGCTCGAGAGGATTCCCGAGGATCCGAGGCAAGAACTGTGGGTCGCGCTCGCGGGACCGGCGGTGAACGTGGGGATCGCCGCGCTCCTCGGTTTCGCGCTCTTCGCGACGGGCGGATGGGAGCCTTGGTCCGGCATAGGGACGACGCGCGGGCCGTTTCTCGAGCGTCTCCTCTTCGTCAACGTCTTTCTCGTCCTCTTCAACATGATCCCCGCCTTCCCGATGGACGGCGGCCGGGTTCTCCGCGCTCTTCTTGCGATGCGGATGGAGTACACGCGCGCCACGCAGACCGCCGCCTCGATCGGCCAAGCGCTCGCTCTCGTGTTCGGGTTTGTCGGGCTCTTCACGAATCCGTTTCTCATCCTGATCGCGCTCTTCGTGTGGCTCGGCGCGTCGCAGGAGGCGAGTATGGTCCAGATGAAGAGCGCTCTCCACGGCATACCGGTCCGCCGCGTGATGCTGACCGACTTCCGTACGCTCTCGGCCGGCGATTCGCTGGCCCTGGCGATCGAGGCGACGATCGCCGGATCGCAGAAGGACTTTCCAGTGGTCGAGAACGGTCGCATCTCCGGCATACTGACGCAGGACGGCCTCTTCAAGGCGCTCGCCGAGCGGGGAAAGGAGACGCCGGTCTCCGAAGTGATGGACCGCTCGTTCCAGACCGCCCACCCTTCGGATCTCATGCAATCGGTCTTCCTTCGGCTCCAGGAATGCCGGTGCCATTCGCTGCCGATCGTGCAGGGGGAGACGCTCGTCGGGCTTCTCACGATGGAGAACCTCGGGGAGTTTCTGGGGATTCAGACCGCGCTTGCGCGTTGA